In Silene latifolia isolate original U9 population chromosome 3, ASM4854445v1, whole genome shotgun sequence, a single window of DNA contains:
- the LOC141649997 gene encoding kunitz trypsin inhibitor 1-like has protein sequence MNHISKLLGLTIISSLVFLFSPPSNARPIIFNININQNIIFNEDGPEVRDTESNPLKRDNSYLIVPSNTINGGQPANFRGIGLFSINQTCPFHVALSQTALPLKIKPRYKSSTIYKNLFVNFQFDYPGGQDCPEPKSWQLTFGSSSPMSNSRGYVKTGQINNRVGFRIVEVENQDGVYKLQCCHNIFSSDCDDINVVTLEPNVMVLVVNDNDGVPLHVKFQKV, from the coding sequence ATGAATCACATTTCCAAGCTACTCGGTTTAACCATAATATCATCTCTCGTCTTCTTATTCAGTCCTCCCTCCAATGCaagaccaataatattcaatattaATATAAACCAGAACATCATTTTCAATGAAGATGGTCCTGAAGTGAGAGACACCGAGAGCAACCCTCTGAAACGAGACAATTCTTACCTAATCGTTCCTTCAAATACGATCAATGGCGGTCAACCTGCGAATTTCAGGGGAATAGGCCTCTTCTCCATTAACCAAACTTGCCCTTTTCATGTAGCTTTATCCCAAACTGCACTTCCTCTTAAGATCAAACCCCGTTATAAGAGTTCTACTATTTATAAAAACCTGTTTGTCAACTTCCAGTTTGATTACCCGGGCGGCCAAGACTGCCCTGAGCCGAAGTCATGGCAGTTGACTTTTGGTTCTTCGTCACCAATGTCAAATTCTCGTGGCTATGTCAAAACAGGACAGATCAATAATAGGGTTGGGTTTCGTATTGTTGAGGTTGAAAATCAGGATGGAGTTTACAAACTACAATGTTGTCATAATATATTCTCTTCTGATTGTGACGACATCAATGTCGTAACTCTTGAGCCCAACGTCATGGTTTTGGTCGTCAATGACAACGATGGAGTCCCTCTTCACGTTAAGTTTCAAAAGGTTTAG